From a single Pseudobutyrivibrio xylanivorans genomic region:
- a CDS encoding DNA gyrase/topoisomerase IV subunit A → MPQEIIRTEYSEIMQKSFIDYSMSVILARAVPDVRDGLKPVQRRTLYDMYELKVDYNKPYKKSARIVGDTMGKYHPHGDSSIYESLVVMSQDFKKSLPLVDGHGNFGSIEGDGAAAMRYTEARLAKVAQEVYLADLDKNVVDFVPNYDETEKEPEVLPVRVPNILINGSDGIAVGMVTSIPQHNLGEVIDGVIAYMKDPDINTAQMLKHIPGPDFPTGGIITNKDDLLEIYSTGVGKIKIRGKAEIEKIKGGKEQIVITEIPYPMIGANIGKFLNDIYSLVETKKTNDITDISNLSSKNGMRIIVELRKGADAQNVLNLLYKKTRLEDTFGVNMLAVADGKPETLGIVPIIRHHVNFQYELCTRKYTHLLGKEQDKKEIQEGLIKACDVIDLIIEILRGSKDVKMAKACLVDGITAGIKFKSQQSKRDAEQLHFTDRQAQAILEMRLQKLIGLEIEALRGDYDETLAKIEKYQKILGSRAEMAKVIIKDLQSIKKEYARERRTIIDNVEEAVVEEKPIEVIDVAVLIDRFAYARVVDMPTYERNKEAAETECKKIVFCKNTDKICLFTNNGDMHTIKVLSLPFGKFRDKGQPIDTAEKGSKIDLTKENLLLADSMEHIISKKLLFGTKQAMIKVVDGSEFDVSRKLIAATKLNDKDEVICVKVLNEGDTVVMQSAKDMFLRIDGATIPEKKKAAAGVRGIKLAKGDELVNIYVLGEGESLEVEVKNKPVALNRLHIGSRDTKGVKK, encoded by the coding sequence ATGCCACAGGAAATAATTAGAACAGAATATTCTGAGATAATGCAGAAATCCTTCATTGACTATTCAATGTCTGTTATTCTTGCCCGTGCAGTTCCAGATGTTAGAGATGGTCTTAAGCCTGTACAGCGTCGTACACTTTACGACATGTATGAGCTGAAGGTTGATTATAATAAACCATATAAAAAGTCTGCTCGTATCGTCGGTGATACAATGGGTAAATATCATCCACATGGCGACAGTTCGATTTATGAGTCACTGGTTGTTATGAGCCAGGATTTCAAAAAGAGCCTTCCACTTGTTGATGGTCACGGAAACTTTGGTTCAATCGAGGGAGATGGTGCCGCTGCAATGCGATACACAGAGGCTCGACTTGCAAAGGTTGCCCAGGAGGTTTATCTTGCTGACCTTGATAAAAATGTAGTAGATTTCGTGCCAAACTATGATGAGACAGAAAAGGAGCCAGAGGTTCTTCCGGTTCGTGTTCCAAACATTCTTATCAATGGTTCTGACGGAATTGCTGTAGGTATGGTTACATCTATTCCACAGCATAACCTTGGTGAGGTTATTGATGGCGTTATCGCCTACATGAAGGATCCGGATATTAATACAGCTCAAATGCTAAAGCATATCCCTGGACCAGATTTTCCAACAGGCGGTATCATCACAAATAAGGATGATCTTCTTGAGATTTATTCAACAGGAGTTGGTAAAATCAAAATCCGTGGTAAGGCTGAAATCGAAAAGATTAAGGGTGGTAAGGAGCAGATTGTAATTACAGAGATTCCTTATCCAATGATTGGTGCCAACATTGGAAAGTTCCTTAATGATATTTACTCACTTGTTGAGACTAAAAAGACAAATGACATTACCGATATTTCAAACCTTTCTTCTAAGAATGGTATGAGAATTATCGTTGAGCTTAGAAAGGGCGCTGATGCTCAGAATGTGCTTAATCTTTTATACAAGAAGACACGTCTTGAGGACACCTTCGGTGTAAACATGCTTGCTGTTGCTGATGGTAAGCCAGAGACTCTTGGTATAGTCCCAATTATCAGACACCATGTGAATTTCCAGTATGAGCTTTGCACTAGAAAGTACACACATCTTCTTGGCAAGGAACAGGACAAGAAGGAGATTCAGGAGGGCTTAATCAAAGCTTGTGACGTTATCGATTTGATTATTGAAATTCTTAGAGGTTCTAAGGATGTTAAGATGGCAAAGGCTTGTCTTGTTGATGGAATCACAGCTGGAATTAAGTTTAAGTCACAGCAGTCAAAACGTGATGCTGAACAGCTTCATTTTACAGATCGTCAGGCGCAGGCAATCCTTGAGATGAGATTGCAGAAGTTAATCGGTCTTGAAATTGAAGCCCTTAGAGGAGACTATGACGAGACTCTTGCCAAGATTGAAAAATATCAAAAGATTCTTGGCTCACGTGCTGAGATGGCAAAGGTTATCATCAAGGATCTTCAGTCAATCAAGAAGGAATATGCTCGCGAGCGACGTACTATAATTGATAATGTAGAAGAAGCTGTTGTTGAGGAGAAACCAATTGAGGTTATTGATGTGGCAGTTCTCATTGACAGATTTGCTTATGCACGTGTTGTAGACATGCCAACTTACGAGCGTAACAAGGAGGCTGCTGAGACAGAGTGCAAGAAGATTGTATTCTGTAAGAATACCGATAAGATTTGTCTCTTTACCAACAATGGAGATATGCACACAATTAAGGTATTAAGCCTCCCATTTGGAAAGTTCAGAGACAAGGGCCAGCCTATTGATACTGCTGAAAAGGGCTCTAAAATTGACCTTACCAAGGAGAACCTTCTTCTTGCAGATTCAATGGAACACATTATCTCTAAGAAATTATTGTTTGGAACAAAGCAGGCAATGATTAAGGTTGTAGATGGTTCAGAGTTTGACGTAAGTCGAAAGCTTATTGCCGCTACAAAGCTTAATGACAAGGATGAGGTAATCTGCGTCAAGGTATTGAATGAGGGAGATACTGTGGTTATGCAGTCAGCAAAGGATATGTTCCTTAGAATTGATGGAGCTACCATTCCTGAAAAGAAGAAGGCTGCTGCAGGTGTTCGTGGAATTAAGCTTGCCAAGGGAGATGAGCTGGTAAATATTTATGTATTAGGTGAAGGAGAGTCCTTGGAGGTAGAGGTTAAAAACAAACCAGTTGCCTTAAATAGACTTCACATAGGTAGCCGTGATACTAAAGGTGTAAAGAAATGA
- a CDS encoding DNA gyrase/topoisomerase IV subunit B, with the protein MAKKVNYDASSISVLEGLEAVRKRPGMYIGSTSRKGLNHLIYEIVDNSVDEHLAGECDTIYVTLEKDGSCTVEDNGRGIPVGMHAKGVSAARLVFSTLHAGGKFDDSVYKTSGGLHGVGSSVVNALSEYMVVDISREGYIHHDRYERGVPTEELVDGLLPKVGKTNKHGTKINFLPDSEIFEKTYFKEDEVKSRLHETAYLNPGLTINYADLRGEEPEYLTFHEPDGIKGFVKEINKTAETLHDVVYFKGAADGIELEIAFQYCNEFKENILGFCNNIYNSEGGTHITGFKTVLTTVINNYARELGILKDKDANFTGADVRNGITAIVSIKHPDPRFEGQTKTKLDNPDASKATQKVCQDELVLFFDRNLETLKAIISCAEKSAKIRKSEEKAKTNLLTKQKFSFDQNGKLSNCESRDASKCEIFIVEGDSAGGSAKKARNRMYQAIMPIRGKILNVEKASMDKVLANAEIKTLINAFGCGFSEGYGNDFDISKLRYDKIVIMADADVDGAHISTLLLTFFYRFMPELIREGHVYIAMPPLYKAIPSKGDEEYLYDDVALEKYRRKMEGKSFTLQRYKGLGEMDADQLWETTLDPERRKLKLVEIEDALMASEVTELLMGSDVAPRKEFIYKHAKEAEIDA; encoded by the coding sequence ATGGCAAAAAAGGTAAACTATGATGCAAGCTCCATTTCTGTATTGGAAGGGCTTGAGGCCGTTAGAAAGCGTCCTGGAATGTATATCGGTTCCACATCACGTAAAGGTTTAAACCACCTTATTTATGAAATTGTCGACAACTCTGTTGATGAGCATTTAGCAGGAGAATGCGACACTATATATGTTACTTTGGAAAAGGATGGCAGCTGTACTGTTGAGGATAATGGTCGTGGTATCCCTGTTGGAATGCATGCAAAGGGGGTGAGTGCTGCCCGTCTTGTTTTTTCTACGCTTCATGCAGGTGGAAAGTTTGATGACAGTGTTTATAAAACATCCGGCGGTCTTCATGGTGTTGGTTCTTCGGTTGTAAATGCTCTTTCTGAGTACATGGTTGTAGACATTTCCCGCGAGGGCTATATCCATCACGATCGTTATGAACGAGGTGTTCCAACTGAGGAGTTGGTTGACGGTCTTCTCCCAAAGGTTGGCAAGACAAATAAGCACGGAACGAAGATTAATTTCCTTCCTGATTCTGAGATTTTTGAGAAGACATATTTCAAGGAGGATGAGGTAAAGTCTCGTCTTCATGAGACTGCTTATCTTAATCCGGGGCTTACCATTAACTATGCTGATTTGCGTGGCGAGGAGCCAGAGTATCTTACATTCCACGAGCCTGATGGAATCAAGGGCTTCGTAAAGGAGATTAATAAGACCGCTGAGACTCTTCACGATGTTGTTTATTTTAAGGGAGCAGCAGACGGAATAGAGCTAGAGATTGCTTTTCAGTACTGCAACGAGTTCAAGGAGAATATCCTTGGTTTTTGTAATAACATTTATAATTCCGAAGGTGGTACTCATATCACTGGCTTTAAAACTGTTCTTACAACAGTTATCAATAACTACGCCCGCGAGCTAGGAATTCTTAAGGACAAGGATGCTAATTTCACTGGTGCAGATGTCAGAAATGGTATCACGGCAATCGTAAGTATCAAGCATCCTGACCCACGATTTGAAGGTCAGACTAAGACTAAGCTTGATAACCCTGATGCCTCAAAGGCTACACAGAAGGTTTGTCAGGATGAGTTAGTCCTTTTCTTCGACAGAAATTTGGAAACTCTTAAGGCCATTATTTCCTGTGCAGAAAAAAGTGCGAAAATCAGAAAGTCAGAGGAGAAGGCTAAGACTAATCTTCTTACAAAGCAGAAGTTCTCATTTGATCAGAATGGAAAGCTTTCTAATTGTGAGTCGAGAGATGCAAGCAAGTGCGAAATCTTCATCGTAGAGGGAGATTCCGCTGGTGGTTCTGCAAAGAAAGCAAGAAACCGTATGTATCAGGCTATCATGCCTATTCGTGGTAAGATTCTTAACGTTGAGAAGGCTTCAATGGACAAGGTCCTTGCCAATGCAGAAATCAAGACTCTTATAAATGCTTTTGGCTGTGGTTTCTCAGAAGGCTATGGAAACGATTTTGATATTTCAAAGCTTCGTTATGACAAGATTGTCATTATGGCCGATGCCGACGTGGATGGTGCCCATATCAGCACACTTCTTCTGACCTTCTTCTACAGATTTATGCCAGAGCTTATCAGAGAAGGTCATGTTTATATTGCAATGCCACCTCTTTACAAAGCAATCCCTTCAAAGGGGGATGAGGAATATCTCTACGATGATGTTGCTCTTGAAAAATATCGTAGAAAAATGGAAGGTAAAAGCTTTACACTTCAGCGATACAAGGGTCTTGGTGAGATGGATGCTGATCAGCTTTGGGAGACAACTCTTGACCCAGAACGTCGTAAGCTTAAGCTTGTAGAAATCGAGGATGCACTTATGGCATCTGAGGTTACAGAACTTCTCATGGGTAGTGATGTAGCTCCTAGAAAAGAGTTTATTTACAAGCATGCAAAAGAGGCTGAGATTGACGCCTAA
- a CDS encoding HAD hydrolase-like protein, producing the protein MIKNVYFDLDGTLIDSAPSIITCIKRTLEKYGYDIPDYSTLLKCVGPPFTKSFPEYLHVRDEDFVEMVAYYRNLYDKENGCLEVEVFEGVEGLLGALVKRGYCLGVCTSKPEAVSRKILGHLGIDKYFTEICGATLDAKVNTKAQVLELCFKRSPWHLKDETILIGDTEFDCIGANSIGIDCVGITWGSGTREDLEHHGAVAVFDYPDEVLNYIETN; encoded by the coding sequence ATGATAAAAAATGTATATTTTGACTTAGATGGTACACTTATCGATTCTGCTCCCAGTATAATCACTTGTATTAAACGTACCTTGGAAAAATATGGTTATGACATCCCTGATTATTCAACTCTATTAAAATGCGTGGGCCCACCTTTCACTAAATCATTTCCTGAATATCTCCATGTAAGAGATGAAGATTTTGTTGAGATGGTTGCTTATTATCGCAATTTATATGATAAGGAAAATGGGTGCTTGGAGGTCGAAGTTTTTGAAGGAGTAGAGGGACTTTTAGGGGCTTTAGTGAAAAGAGGTTATTGCCTTGGTGTCTGTACTTCTAAACCTGAGGCTGTTTCAAGAAAAATATTAGGGCATTTAGGTATTGATAAATATTTTACTGAAATATGTGGTGCGACTTTAGATGCAAAGGTAAATACTAAAGCGCAGGTTCTTGAGCTCTGCTTTAAACGTTCACCTTGGCATTTAAAGGATGAAACAATTCTTATTGGTGATACTGAATTTGATTGTATTGGTGCTAATTCAATTGGTATTGACTGCGTGGGAATAACTTGGGGCTCTGGAACCAGAGAAGATTTAGAGCACCATGGGGCTGTTGCAGTTTTTGATTATCCAGATGAGGTATTAAACTACATTGAGACCAATTAG
- a CDS encoding CPBP family intramembrane glutamic endopeptidase, producing the protein MRPIRFNRVFQIIYPLTVYFVIYQLGAGLLIDAYGNRYGRLLCLLSAATISIIPMTIIYRASPRLVPEAIRNKRQVLIYLLYVILVVAVGIVTNIILTKSGIVARSSGFEKASSTLTDGSLLIKLLCNVIAVPILEELLVRGIVAGQLCLWYGPVISVVLSSICFGILHNNIVQFIYALIVGIALGVMYVKTKRLSLCMLAHGLINLTVILFS; encoded by the coding sequence TTGAGACCAATTAGATTCAATAGAGTATTTCAGATTATATATCCGCTTACGGTTTATTTTGTTATTTATCAGCTTGGGGCGGGGCTTTTGATAGATGCTTATGGAAATCGATATGGTAGATTGTTGTGCCTGTTGAGTGCTGCAACTATTTCAATCATTCCGATGACAATAATCTATCGGGCTTCACCTAGGCTAGTACCAGAAGCTATTAGAAACAAAAGGCAGGTATTAATTTATCTGCTTTATGTTATTTTAGTGGTAGCGGTTGGAATTGTTACAAATATTATTTTGACCAAAAGCGGTATTGTTGCAAGATCCTCAGGATTTGAAAAGGCTAGCAGTACGCTTACAGATGGCTCATTATTAATTAAGTTATTATGCAATGTAATTGCAGTGCCAATTCTTGAAGAATTGCTTGTGAGGGGAATTGTAGCAGGGCAGCTTTGCTTATGGTACGGACCTGTCATTTCTGTTGTTTTATCATCAATTTGTTTTGGTATTCTACATAATAATATAGTACAATTCATATATGCTCTAATCGTTGGTATTGCACTTGGCGTGATGTATGTAAAGACGAAAAGACTATCCCTTTGTATGCTTGCCCATGGGCTTATCAATCTTACAGTTATTTTATTTAGTTAG